Proteins encoded in a region of the Kwoniella botswanensis chromosome 2, complete sequence genome:
- a CDS encoding carbamoyl-phosphate synthase, small subunit, protein MSMSIARSIRALKSGSSSKLSLPKRTLATPVNTNLYTPVLPAKIPAVLHLKSGQSYHGHNFGSENSKFGETVFSTSITSYTDSMTDPSYLGQILVFTSPMIGNYGVPSNSSPPGFPGIPYLESEKIQCTGVVVSDVALKYSHYKAVESLHEWCKRYDVPGITGVDTRAITSLLRDQGTTLGRLAVGDESLKPAPASSEFWDPSTENLVAQASTKQPYVLNAEGKGPRIALLDFGTKANILRSLVKRGAVVTVLPWDYDFNSIRDQFDGLFLSNGPGDPKQIMETALRVRETIDQWDKPIFGICMGHQVLGLAAGLEAYRMTFGNRGHNQPVLALASSGSINAGRVYVTSQNHQYALKLTEEFPEGWAPFFINCNDSSVEGIISTPESGKRVWGVQFHPESAGGPLDTIEMFTDFVNECQFGRSGGSNMIAGEVKVGGSDAKAASEISATA, encoded by the exons atgtcaatgtcaatcgCTCGATCAATCCGAGCCCTCAAAAGTGGCTCTTCCAGTAAACTCTCACTACCAAAGAGAACTTTGGCTACTCCCGTTAACACCAACTTGTACACCCCAGTCTTACCCGCCAAGATCCCAGCGGTGTTACACTTGAAATCAGGTCAAAGTTACCATGGACATAATTTCGGTAGTGAGAACTCTAAATTCGGTGAAACTGTCTTCAGTACCAGTATCACTTCTT ACACCGACTCAATGACCGATCCTTCCTACCTTGGTCAAATCCTCGTCTTCACCTCACCTATGATCGGAAACTACGGTGTTCCCTCCAACTCTTCCCCACCAGGATTCCCGGGTATCCCATACCTCGAATCAGAGAAAATCCAATGTACAGGTGTAGTCGTCTCTGACGTCGCGCTTAAATACTCTCATTACAAAGCTGTCGAATCATTGCACGAATGGTGTAAGCGATACGACGTACCAGGTATAACCGGTGTCGATACTCGAGCTATCACCTCTCTCCTTCGAGATCAGGGAACTACCCTCGGTCGATTGGCAGTAGGTGATGAATCGCTCAAGCCTGCTCCTGCATCAAGCGAATTCTGGGATCCATCAACCGAGAATTTAGTTGCTCAAGCGTCGACCAAACAACCTTACGTTCTCAATGCCGAAGGTAAAGGACCACGAATTGCCCTATTGGATTTCGGTACCAAAGCGAATATCCTCAGATCGTTGGTTAAAAGAGGAGCTGTAGTCACCGTTTTACCATGGGATTATGACTTTAATTCAATCAGAGATCAATTCGATGGATTGTTCTTATCCAATGGTCCAGGTGACCCCAAGCAAATTATGGAAACTGCCCTCAGGGTAAGGGAAACTATCGATCAATGGGATAAACCAATTTTCGGAATTTGTATGGGACATCAAGTTCTGGGTTTAGCTGCTGGTTTGGAAGCCTACAGAATGACTTTCGGAAATAGAGGTCATAATCAACCTGTATTGGCTTTGGCTAGTTCGGGAAGTATCAATGCTGGTAGAGTTTATGTTACT TCACAAAACCATCAATACGCTTTGAAGTTGACTGAAGAATTTCCAGAAGGTTGGGcaccattcttcatcaactgTAATGATTCTTCTGTAGAGGGTATCATCTCCACTCCAGAGAGTGGAAAGAGAGTTTGGGGTGTACAATTCCATCCTGAATCTGCTGGTGGTCCATTGGACaccatcgag ATGTTCACTGATTTCGTCAACGAGTGTCAATTCGGTCGATCGGGAGGATCTAACATGATTGCTGGAGAAGTCAAGGTTGGAGGATCGGATGCTAAAGCTGCCAGTGAGATCAGCGCGACTGCTTAG
- a CDS encoding flap endonuclease 1 → MGIKGLTALLSENAPRCMKEHEMKTLFGRKVAIDASMSIYQFLIAVRQQDGQMLMNESGDVTSHLMGFFYRTIRMVDHGIKPCYIFDGKPPELKGNVLAKRFARREEAKEGEEEARETGTAEDIDKLARRQVRVTKEHNEECKKLLALMGIPVVTAPGEAEAQCAELARAGKVYAAGSEDMDTLTFHTPILLRHLTFSEAKKMPISEINLDIALQDLDMTMDQFIELCILLGCDYLEPCKGIGPKTALKLLREHNGLAGVVKFVRGKMAEKEQENQVIASQHDDDDSDRESEEGGGGMMVNSDGEEVPVSSPVKKSPAKKKKKVTSSGMQIPEHWPWEEAKQLFITPDVVKGADLDLEWKAPDVEGLVEFLCRDKGFNEDRVRAGAAKLAKMLAAKQQGRLDGFFTVKPKDSSTSKPATGGKRKGDEKDKGGAKKKGKK, encoded by the exons ATGGGTATAAAAG GTCTCACCGCTCTGCTGAGCGAAAACGCACCGAGATGTATGAAGGAACATGAGATGAAGACT CTCTTTGGGAGAAAGGTAGCTATTGACGCTTCCAT GTCGATCTACCAGTTCCTCATCGCAGTGAGACAGCAAGACGGtcagatgttgatgaatgaaagtGGAGATGTAACCAG TCACTTGATGGGTTTCTTCTACCGTACGATACGAATGGTAGATCACGGGATAAAACCATGTTACATCTTTGATGGTAAACCACCTGAATTAAAGGGTAACGTT CTTGCCAAGCGTTTCGCTCGACgagaagaagccaaagaaggtgaagaagaagcacgAGAAACTG GTACGGCTGAAGATATTGATAAGCTGGCTAGAAGACAGGTCAGAGTGACGAAAGAGCATAATGAGGAATGTAAGAAGTTATTGGCTTTGATGGGTATACCGGTGGTGACG GCGCCAGGAGAAGCTGAAGCCCAATGCGCTGAACTTGCACGAGCAGGAAAG GTATACGCTGCTGGTTCCGAAGATATGGACACTCTCACTTTCCACACGCCCATACTCCTCCGACATCTTACTTTCTCAGAAGCCAAGAAAATGCCTATCTCAGAGATCAATCTGGATATAGCATTGCAGGACCTGGACATGACCATGGATCAG TTTATCGAATTGTGTATTTTACTTGGATGTGATTACCTCGAACCATGCAAAGGGATCGGACCTAAGACTGCCCTCAAGCTCTTGAGGGAACATAACGGCTTAGCGGGAGTAGTCAAGTTTGTGAGAGGTAAAATggcagagaaagaacaagaaaatCAGGTGATTGCGTCTCAGCATGACGACGATGACTCGGATAGAGAGAGCGAAGAAGGTGGAGGGGGCATGATGGTGAATtcagatggagaggaagtaCCCGTCAGTAGTCCCGTCAAGAAATCACCAgcgaagaaaaagaagaaggtgactAGTTCCGGTATGCAAATTCCTGAACATTGGCCTTGGGAAGAGGCCAAACAGTTGTTCATCACTCCTGATGTGGTGAAAGGAGCAGATTTAGAT CTCGAATGGAAAGCACCTGATGTAGAGGGATTAGTAGAGTTTTTATGTCGAGATAAAGGTTTCAA CGAAGATAGGGTTAGAGCGGGAGCAGCCAAATTAGCCAAGATGTTAGCCGCTAAACAACAAGGTAGACTGGATGGCTTCTTCACTGTTAAACCTAAAGATTCTAGTACAAGTAAACCCGCTActggaggaaagaggaaaggcgatgagaaggataaagGCGGAGctaagaagaagggaaagaagtaa